The region GTCTGACATCCAGGCATTGGACATCACACGGTCCACTGTGGAACTGGCTCCACTTTACGCACCTTCTGATGAGTCTGCTCCCGTCGTTCCTACTCCTGACGAGGACGGCGAGGACAGCGCCCAGCGCCTCAACTAAACCTTATGCCCCCACCCTTGCCTGCGCTGGGATGGGGGCGTTTTTCCTTATCCACGTCCCGCCTGCGGATGATCTGGTGGACCGAGCCGGGAATCGTGAACGCAGGCAGGCCCGGTGAGACGTCTACCTGGATCTCCATCGTCCCCGCGTCCACCCCGAACAGCGCCGTGCTCTGCACCCTTACCAGCACTCACCGACTCCCAGAACGTCACATGTGGCCCGCAGGCTAACAAGAGTGTCCCCCCCGACAGCGCCACATGAGCGGCTGTCCGGGGGGCGTCGGTGATCGATTACGCCTGTTCTTTGGCGGGAACGGCGACAGTGTCGGCGGTGACGGGTTGCGCGGTGACCGCTTCGGCCGTGACGGGTTGCGGGGCGGGCTGGGCGGTGACGGCGGGGGCCGGTGCGGGCTGGGGTGCGGCGGCGACGGCCTGGGCGGGGGCGTGGATGGTCTGCACGGGGGCGGGGCCGGGGGGCGTGTCGCGCACGCTGCCTTCGAAGTCGTCTTTCAGGCTCTGGGTGCTCCTGCGGAATTCGCGCAGGCCCGCGCCGAGGCTCTTGCCGAGTTCGGGGAGTTTGCGGGGGCCGAAGACGACCAGTGCGACGAGCAGAATCACCAGCAGTTCAGCGGGTCCGATGTTGGGCATGGGGTTCGTTCCTCCTGGGGGCCGCCCGGGGGAGGCGGCGTTCAACTGAGTCCAGTGTAGGCGCGCCGGTTAAAGCAAATGTCATGCCTGCCCCGCACCGGGGTGCCGGGGGTCAGGGGGTGGTCAGGTGGTGCGGGCGCGGTAGGCGCGCAGGGTGCCGTTCATGAACGCGACGTACAGGGTGCCGTCGGCGGCCAGGGGGGTGGCCTGCACGCCGGTGCTCTCCTGGTGGGTCCAGCGGACGGCGCCGCTGCGGACGTCCAGCGCGCACAGTTCCCCGTCCTCTGAGGCGAGGAAGACCAGTCCGGCGCTGATGACGGGGCTGGCGGTGACGCGGCCCTGCATGCGGTGCGTCCAGAGGTCCTCGCCGTCTTTCAGGCCCAGCGCGCGGACCTCGCCGCCCCACCCGGCGAGGATGGCGGTGCCGCCCGGCGCGCCGGACAGGGTGAGGGCGGGGGAGGCCCACACCTCGTCTTCCAGGTCGTACGTCCAGAGGATCGGGTCGGGGTCCACGCTGACCCGGCCGGTGGTCGCACGCAGGGTCAGGGCGTGCACCTCGCCTTCCCAGGTGGCGACGACCAGCGTGGCGGTGCCCGGCGCGGTGGGGATCAGGGCGGGCGTGCCGTGCATGGTGCCCACCTCGACCTTCCACAGGCCGTGGCCGCTGCGGGCGTCCAGGGCATGCAGCCAGCCGTTCTCGTCGCTGACCAGGGCCGCGCCCGCCCACACCAGGGGGCTGGCGGCGACGGGCCCGCCGGTGCGGTAGGCCCATTTCAGGTCGCCGCTGCGGGCGTCCAGGGCGTACAGGTGGCCGTCGCGGCTGCTGGCGAGCACCTGGTCGTGCCAGAGGGTCGGGGCGCCCGTGAGTTCCGCGCGGGCCTTGTGCTGCCACACCTG is a window of Deinococcus grandis DNA encoding:
- the tatA gene encoding twin-arginine translocase TatA/TatE family subunit, giving the protein MPNIGPAELLVILLVALVVFGPRKLPELGKSLGAGLREFRRSTQSLKDDFEGSVRDTPPGPAPVQTIHAPAQAVAAAPQPAPAPAVTAQPAPQPVTAEAVTAQPVTADTVAVPAKEQA